Genomic segment of Zerene cesonia ecotype Mississippi chromosome 7, Zerene_cesonia_1.1, whole genome shotgun sequence:
aatatattttgtaattggtTCTTTGATTAACGTCTCGCTTTCTCACTCTATCTTATAGCCCCATAACTAAAACGAATGTTGTGTGAGAGGTTTATGCAGATATCGATATgatgctatttttttaaatgtaatccAAGCAAGTTTTCAGgctctattaattaattcaaacgaCAACGATGGTACGATCAatgatgaaattgaaaaaggCGACGGAAGCAAAGAGAGTCCGTATACGAGAGAAAAGAAACAGTTAATACAATTAGTACAGTCGCTACAAGAGAACCATGACAAGGAAATTGATCTCATGGAAACATCGTACAggtgaattaaattttcttctactaaatataattatttgaaagaagATTAGAAAAACAGATTTAGAAGATTCCTTTGTGTAaagactatttatattttgttctgtATATGGGAAAATGTATAACATATTTCCTAATTTTCGTTTTCATTTAGTCTGATTAGACTTTTGTTGATTGCAGACGTCAATTAGATTTTCTCGAACTATCGTATACTCAAGCTGAAGAACGTATGAAAGAGGAAACTGAAAAATTGGTGAAATTTTATTCGGAAAAGATAAGTTGGCTGGACGAACATCATCAGTTGTATAAGAAAATGGCGGAAGACAATTTGAGTGAATTAACAGAGAGGCATAAAGCCGAAAATGATATGCTGAGACAGCAACATTTGGACAATGTGAAGGTGCTGCAGGAACATCATGCAGCCCTTATGGAAAATATCAggtaaaacttattatttttatattttatcttataattatgtCATAATAAAACGTGACGTACTAATATTAGTCGCTACTAAACTCCGATATCAGTATTATCCTACTACCTAGGAACAgtcttttttgtttcaatatttcttagagaatagtaaaaaaaatatcaagtgTCGATCGATGAACAGCTTGTTCCTTAAagcaatcaaattatttttaaattgtctgAACAGAAATGCAGTAAAACAAGAGCAAGTACTTATAAAAGATTCGGCAGGATTCTCGTCGGACTTACAAATTCTCGTTACTGAtgtcaaagaaaataataagaaatgcGAACACTTATATGATAAAGTGGAATCTTTGGTACATGAGTCTCAACATGATGCAGTTAAAAGCTTGCAAATAAGAGAGAAGCAGATAAATGgtaattagataatatttttctagtgaaaagcattaaataaaaataagttttcattgTTTGTGAGGATCGATGGATTTTTGCTTATGAGTCTTTGGGTGGTCTCTCATGCAGATAGGCTGATCAGatcaatttgatattttaacagAGATAGAATAATAATGTCTGGCTTGGTTTATAGACTACTTCTTATCTAGATTCTAAGAATGATTTGCAGGCTAAATCGAGTAATAATAAACTCATATAGGGCTCAGGAACGcaacaaagttttttttaataatctggTTACGACATCATCTATAGTTCCGCGCATCAGATTGGTCGATCTTTAAAACACACACCAATGGGAAATCCATATAAATGTGGTTTCGACTTGGTTCAGAGTCAtagtttatttgataaaaataattttcacctGATAAGTATATGAGCCATAACTGGGAATAttgatgaatatataaataatgatctGACTGGGATGCtgttttttctgttatttgttgtttttttagatattatagAACAGTTGAAGAAAGATCGAGAAGATTTTGAACGCGATAAAGCAGAAAGTAAGGATATAGTTAAAATGCTCGAATCACGACTCCGGCAAATGACAAcggtaaatatgaaaaatttaaggtAATCTGTCTCTGATTATTGCAAGAACAATTTATGTGTTTGAGCTTATATAGCGTTAATTTGGGACGTAGTTAGGACTGAGGGtatctatacattttaatagataaccTAAGTCTGCACCATCTTTATCGCTTATTAATGCTTCAAGATGATGGAGGAAAAAACAGCATCTTTGCGACAAAAGAAGATGGATTTTGAATTCGAGAAAGCGACTTTCAGTAAACAAACCGAGTTCGCTAAAAACGTGCTGAAAAAGCAGGATGAAGAATTGAAGGTACATACTGAGtttgaaataatgattatactataaataaattgcttttgtatcgataaaatatcatttagaCTCGCTTACGTTCAATTTGTTCTAATATTCTACGTAGTATGTAGTTAAGATACAATTTTCGTCTGATATAGCTACTCGAATTTCTTCTTTTCATTAATTCTAATCAGATAtggtttaaaacaaaaattagatGCAAAAGGAAGATCTACAAAAAGAATACCAAGATAAATTGGCACGAATTGAAGAAGAGAAGACGAAAGCTGTAAAAGATTCTGCACTAGTTGCTAAGGAAAAAGCTTCGATACAAAGCCTCAAACTGGAAATAGAGGTAAAAAGTAACCATAGATttctatacaaatttaatatttatgacaatgtatgttatttgcagCATCCCTAAgtaatattacacaataagGTCTTCGAATGAAGATATgccatgttatttattttaaactgatgTCTCGAAATAGCAACGATGttctgtatttataatttttctagaaAACGAAAGCCGAGTTAGATGCGCACCTTCAAGAAGTAACGGAAGAGAGATCGAAACTTAACGCTGAAAAACAAGAGCTGCATATAGAAGAACAAAGAATAATGGCTAAGTATGatctttcataaaattattttcaccgttttctatagttattgttattttaaaatgtggtAGCGTGTTTTTCTGTttcatatgtaattttaaagtagaAAGTATTTTTTCTCTGCAGAAGTCGGGACTTAGACCTCCTCGCAAAATCGGCAATCGAGAGACAATCACAAGCTGAAAAGAAGCTATCCGAAGCAAACTTCATACAGCAAAAGTACGAAGATCGAATTCGCAGGATACAAGAACATGTGGTGTCGTTGAATATGAGAGAGAAGCAGATAGCAAAGGAAAAAGTCGCTCTATCCCGGGAAAGGTTGACTTTACACAACGAAAGGAAGGAATTGGAAAATAAACAGTGCTCCTTGTGCCGTGGAACGAATCAGGCGTATTTGCCTGAGCCCATCATGCCAATGGTGCATTTCAATAGGGATTATAATGCACCACGGGATTATAGGAGAACGTTTGGCAATATGAACTCTAACATTAATGATATAGAGATGGAAGTCTCGCAATTGATGGGAAGACCGTTTTTAGATGAACGTACGGAATTTGCTGGGGATAATGTTGATAATATAGGACAAGAAACTCTGAACCACGAATCTGGTCGATTTAAggtttgtttgaataattgaattttggtaatgttataaatgtttcccaattatattgttacgttctaataaattcaaataatcatGTTTTTTTCAGAGTCACATGGATCCTAAATTCATGATGCTGCGGTTAGATGTACAAAgggttattaataatttggatCGAAATAAACAAGAAGACGAAGAGCACACGAAACAAGAAAATCCATGATTTAATTGTCATTAAAGACAATTGCAGATATTCAAAACGTAacattaaaaggaaaaaaggATGAATTTTGAGCTGAAAAGGATTTATTTCAAGGAAAAGTGAAATATGCACGTAGTACTCTACCATTTATggtaagaaattaaataaaagactgAGTGTTATATTAGaatggttttattttgatataatatgattaaatttcattattttcacaGGTGTATTATCAAAATGTACACAAATGCCTATAAGCTATGATCTTACATTAGATACATCAttgtaaaaatacacaataatatctctattttaaattattttaggtaCTATAACGTatgctatgaaataaaatttaggaATACAATTCATAATGGCTTTaaatcattcataaataattaaatattttatgtactctTAACTTTAAGAGTAAATTTGCACCGATATGAATTACTACCTACCACAGtcttgaattaaaattattgaggGTAGtaacacattataataaaatctatggACGGCCTggcctttatatatttattattcccaGATCtacataatactaaaaaaataattttcctttattatcTACAGCACTAATAAAAGCATGTCTATGAGATAATAAAAGGAACATATTTCTATACATTTGGAACTAATCTAcctatacaatatttacattcataatatatttaatatcttggATATTTTGTGGCACTCGTATTTAAAGTTAACGCCATTAAGTATAACAATTGgtacaatatttttgcttCCAATATAGCTATcatgttatgaaatattgtaaacagTTTGGTTGCGAATTCAAGAAGAAAATCATTGTAATGTAAGTACCATTCAGTATAGGCCAATAGTgaagaaatttatattctaaaactCATGAATCaataatttgtgttaaatattataacatacatataatttaaaatagattatttctTACATTATCACAgtgttaattttgaaatggaAATGTTTACTAGGACTAAAGTATAATTCACATGCAAtgcattttaaacatattaaaattatgaattaattaagtaatattttatagaaattaaaaagagcGGTGAAATTTCAATGCCTCACAATCAACACTTCTGTTTAAACATTGAAGGCCTATTAAAAACTTAGCGACGCGCTGCGTTGCGTTCTTGAGCAGCAAAAGATGCATTGTTGTTCAAACGTCATAATCatctaacattttataatctgtgccAATAATTTCGAAATAACATTGATCATGCTATCTCATTCTTATCacatataaatctataatttagAACGAGATGGCCGGATGAGCATAACTCGAATCTcttgtttacaaaatatttaggaCACATTGGCGTTATGATTTGATATCTGGTTTCTGATACTTGACTTCCAGGAGCTGTGGATAATTCTCGACTATGGACAGAAGAATTCCATCGATGTAGTTTCTGAGTTGCACATTGACGTCTTGCTGTTCTTTTAATGCTTTTTGTAACTGAAAATAAAGGTTTCAATATGAATTACAAAGTTTTAAGTCTATTTTATAGTGCAAATCACAGGATTTAGGGTGTATGTAATTCATGCCAAATTGAAAAGGttcagttaattttaatagtatatttttttattatactgataaaatctataaatagaaaatttgttaatataaacatcgttctttttaaaattaaaaaaaaaatcataaacgAAAGAGGTTGAGTTTAATGACATGCAGATAGTTACTAATTACATGCATTATGATACGTGCAATGGTTAGTGAATATAGCGTACCTTTTCCAACTCTATGCTGTGATCAGTTTGTTCGCTACCAACGAGCTGGAAAAACGCATATACGTATATcaatattgcaaaatataacCAGGCTGAGTCAAGCAAAGCGTGTGGTAATATGACTTCCCGTCAAATTCTCAAACAATTTGTTAATAACAAACGGTTTATGTATCGTTAgtctataaatttttgttcaatgatttataaagcgcttatttatttcaggatCTTCAACATATAGCggcaatttttcaaaaaaaaaaaaaacaaatgattaaaTAGAAACCGATTATTGAGAAACAATTGTGAATGTGGTCTTTGTCTGTGTAAAATAGTATAGAAAGGATATAATTTGAGAATTTGGGGAGCTATTTATATTGCGTGTCATAACTctgtgtaatataaatagagaCAGAAAATGGCAgtgtaaatgttaatatactctgttttataagtacaatctatgattgaaaattattcatcAAGAACGCATTAGTTTATAAACTGATAAGTAACACTAATTATGTATAAGGTGTAGGTTTGCCATTCACATTCGCACGAACACGCAAGCCCGCAGTGCAAGACGTCATTAGCAAATGTTTTTTCCTTACATGAGCTCAAACATTTGAACACTATGCGAACGTTTTTACACAAGTGTAGACTATTAGactctttcaaaaaatttctcatattagACTCTTTGCTAAAATGTTTGTCTTTCCAATTAACTGCAGTTTTGTAGGAAATAAATCCTGcgatacatatatattgagGTGCAGACAGTATATATTGTAGCGTGATGTGAAATGATTTGTTAATCATTGATCGTTAATTATTCAGAGAGTGTTTTAGTTGCAcgatttattaatgatttatttatctgctTCGTGTAATTGGAAACTAGAAACATTGAGAATATGAGCATAGACGGTtgaagttttaatattgtactGGTAATGTAAAAtgatagaataattttttttgtcgtTGTTGTAGCGATTATATGAACTAAAGCTCTAGCTGTGATTATGAGACAAGCATAGCTTAATGAAATCTGCAAATCAGATGCAGAGAAAAGAAGTtcgatgaattttttttttgttgataaaatatcgtaaatttaaatcttttcgCCGCTATCCAAATACAGAGTGAGTGACAATTACAATTACGTTCAAGTTTACTCATCAAACAGGCAGTATAGTACGTAAGATGTCGCTTATAATTATCGACTGGCCATCGCTAGTCATTATAAGAATGAGAGACGATACCTTATTCTCACAAAAACTCATAATAAGGGAAGGAGAGCTTAAAGGATTCGcatcaaatttgattaaatgatcattattatatttgagttacttaattaaatattttgataatgtttttatattctgcCCAATTTGACCGTAGACTCAATCGTAAATCTATACGGTCAGCAACAAAAGTTTAAAGAATTTAacgttttcataaatatcagTAGAAAATTTAAAGCTTCGCTTTTTAATATCGAATTACTTAAATGTTTGATACATTTAAGTAATTCGAAAA
This window contains:
- the LOC119828202 gene encoding protein hook homolog: MSLDLDDPLAGILSDGSDDSFFDDDIMGKKKTSKSKDTATVDKKKALFDLDSIQATKTNKNISNEVKDIFESSNKDKEINLASRKASFKIENNSKTISSPAPMKRTFSKDSVSQNNDNNKLDNFVSSPSETKMTGKSAEKLDLLDDLLEDKKSIKTEKGKSSQSLLDDILGGPSLKSSSNQQKNTAFVKNSDVDFDSLLGKTELKQTLLSNNTTKPLISQKKEIKDVENTKVKQVQPKSSTEDWLGIFKDKDEAVVEDEADMPSWLTGGVKKNKTDRKAKPVVELTEETTTKAPDIGTHTVQKEEYVSKDGKLEELMKPQQKSTLEISNDDVTLEGAALCLQQQEAQLMVALQLKAQDDKLAAMQERQKETQRVQRETTMAHHEQLDAMLRRQAEHRQQMQAIIASHQDRINQRIKALLINSNDNDGTINDEIEKGDGSKESPYTREKKQLIQLVQSLQENHDKEIDLMETSYRRQLDFLELSYTQAEERMKEETEKLVKFYSEKISWLDEHHQLYKKMAEDNLSELTERHKAENDMLRQQHLDNVKVLQEHHAALMENIRNAVKQEQVLIKDSAGFSSDLQILVTDVKENNKKCEHLYDKVESLVHESQHDAVKSLQIREKQINDIIEQLKKDREDFERDKAESKDIVKMLESRLRQMTTMMEEKTASLRQKKMDFEFEKATFSKQTEFAKNVLKKQDEELKMQKEDLQKEYQDKLARIEEEKTKAVKDSALVAKEKASIQSLKLEIEKTKAELDAHLQEVTEERSKLNAEKQELHIEEQRIMAKSRDLDLLAKSAIERQSQAEKKLSEANFIQQKYEDRIRRIQEHVVSLNMREKQIAKEKVALSRERLTLHNERKELENKQCSLCRGTNQAYLPEPIMPMVHFNRDYNAPRDYRRTFGNMNSNINDIEMEVSQLMGRPFLDERTEFAGDNVDNIGQETLNHESGRFKSHMDPKFMMLRLDVQRVINNLDRNKQEDEEHTKQENP